In a single window of the Micromonospora sp. WMMD1155 genome:
- a CDS encoding lantibiotic dehydratase, with protein MFPAAGAALIRIAAYPKGLVLPPWPDMAHGHPYQWREWLDKAWTLPGFAAAVTGAAPQLADQIHRTLSGEPMPPQRLRRLVQSAVRYLLRWTTRATPFGTFAGVAPVQFGARAAVRLGAAHRAVSRSDGQFIAEHTARAEHDLAILRTVPVVTNSVGYRRGDRWILPCAHASAERRWDIEVRLTSPVRTAIQAARSPVRFADLAETIAGPASIADAERLLADLVHTGVLLSALRPPMTATDPAAQVARHCVIPEPGSRTAVDLRADIAVTLPPPVLHEAKRAASTLVAVAPPPAPGWAEYHNAFIERWGPGAAVPIRDVLNVLGFPAGYRGSTRRAPALFTARDQLLGQLAQQAALDGCTEVVLDDALIDRLRGNDDRPPIPHTELRFTLAADTPHDLDRGSFVLTVLSGSRHAGVAAARFLHLLTPAELAGFQQVYRHLPTALPGAAPLQLSGPPLDARLTAVARMPELLPVLPVGDFHPAPPYTIEDLAVVGDGRWLWLVSLTTGQPVEPLLFNSVLLPTLQQPLMRFLAEIWTAWTAPCSRFDWGHASGLPFLPRLRRGRTILHPARWIVDHTALPAQGTTWAQWRDAWRRHRLRRHIPQQVLVGDDDIRLRLDLDNPAHLAVLRDHLERHPRTVITEAPGPAGWIDDRPAELLLTLTHPAPAAQPARPARPATTVQHWPGQSRWIEAHLHGRLDDILTDLARRPADHLPAGWWFLRYPHPEPHLRLRIPLPDTGRFADTTRHLARWVQHLHDDSVVHDYSLHPYRPETRHGAAATLAAAERVFAADSRAALHRLTGDRQAATAAGMIAIAEGFTGDGPRWLATQVPHRTGPRLDPAQLEHARRPVHDERLAAALAAYRSMVAHDGFDPDDVLGDLLHLHHARMIGVDPASERHCLRLVRTIARTTLAGLKP; from the coding sequence ATGTTTCCCGCAGCTGGTGCGGCGCTGATCAGAATCGCCGCTTACCCCAAGGGCCTCGTTCTGCCGCCCTGGCCCGACATGGCCCACGGTCATCCGTATCAGTGGCGCGAGTGGCTGGACAAGGCGTGGACGCTGCCCGGGTTCGCGGCAGCCGTTACCGGTGCGGCGCCGCAGCTGGCCGACCAGATCCATCGCACGCTGAGCGGGGAGCCGATGCCACCGCAGCGGCTGCGGCGACTGGTGCAATCAGCAGTCCGGTACCTGCTGCGCTGGACCACCCGTGCGACCCCGTTCGGCACGTTCGCCGGTGTCGCCCCGGTCCAGTTCGGCGCTCGCGCGGCGGTCCGTCTGGGCGCGGCCCATCGCGCGGTCTCCCGCTCCGACGGCCAGTTCATCGCCGAGCACACCGCGCGGGCCGAACACGACCTGGCCATCCTGCGCACCGTCCCCGTCGTGACGAACTCGGTGGGGTACCGGCGCGGCGACAGGTGGATTCTGCCCTGCGCCCACGCCAGCGCCGAGCGGCGGTGGGACATCGAGGTCCGCCTGACCAGCCCAGTCCGGACCGCGATCCAGGCAGCCCGGTCCCCGGTCAGGTTCGCCGACCTCGCCGAGACGATCGCTGGACCCGCCAGCATCGCCGACGCCGAGCGGCTGCTGGCCGACCTGGTTCACACCGGGGTGCTGCTGTCGGCTCTACGCCCACCCATGACCGCCACCGACCCGGCCGCTCAGGTCGCCCGCCACTGCGTCATTCCGGAGCCGGGCAGCCGGACCGCCGTCGATCTACGTGCCGACATCGCCGTGACCCTGCCCCCGCCGGTCCTGCACGAAGCGAAGCGGGCCGCGTCGACCCTCGTGGCGGTAGCGCCACCACCTGCCCCCGGATGGGCCGAGTACCACAACGCGTTCATCGAGCGATGGGGCCCAGGAGCGGCTGTTCCCATCCGTGATGTCCTGAACGTGCTGGGCTTTCCGGCCGGCTACCGGGGATCCACTCGCCGCGCCCCAGCGCTATTCACCGCCCGCGACCAGCTGCTCGGACAGCTCGCGCAGCAGGCCGCACTCGACGGCTGCACCGAGGTGGTGCTCGACGACGCGCTGATCGACCGGCTCCGCGGGAATGACGACCGGCCGCCGATCCCGCACACCGAACTGCGGTTCACCCTCGCCGCCGACACCCCGCACGATCTGGACCGCGGGTCGTTCGTCCTGACGGTGCTCAGCGGATCACGCCACGCCGGGGTCGCGGCGGCTCGGTTCCTACATTTGCTCACCCCCGCTGAACTCGCCGGATTCCAACAGGTCTACCGGCATCTGCCGACCGCCCTGCCCGGCGCGGCCCCGCTGCAGCTGTCCGGACCACCCCTTGACGCCCGCCTCACCGCAGTAGCCCGGATGCCCGAGCTGCTGCCCGTCCTCCCGGTCGGCGACTTCCACCCGGCACCGCCGTACACGATCGAAGACCTGGCGGTGGTCGGCGACGGACGCTGGTTGTGGCTGGTATCGCTGACCACCGGTCAGCCCGTCGAGCCGCTGCTGTTCAACAGCGTCCTGCTGCCTACGCTGCAGCAGCCGCTGATGCGGTTCCTGGCCGAGATCTGGACCGCCTGGACGGCACCTTGCAGCCGGTTCGACTGGGGACACGCCAGCGGCCTGCCGTTCCTACCCCGCCTGCGACGGGGACGCACCATCTTGCACCCCGCCCGCTGGATCGTCGACCACACCGCGCTTCCCGCTCAGGGGACAACATGGGCGCAGTGGCGTGACGCCTGGCGACGACACCGCCTCCGACGGCACATCCCGCAGCAGGTCCTGGTCGGCGATGACGACATACGCCTACGCCTTGACCTGGACAACCCCGCCCACCTGGCGGTCCTACGCGACCACCTCGAACGGCATCCCCGCACTGTGATCACCGAGGCTCCAGGGCCAGCGGGCTGGATCGACGACCGCCCCGCCGAACTCCTGCTCACCCTCACCCACCCCGCGCCGGCCGCTCAACCAGCCCGACCAGCCCGACCAGCCACCACTGTTCAGCACTGGCCAGGGCAGTCACGGTGGATCGAGGCACACCTACACGGTCGGCTCGATGACATCTTGACCGACCTCGCCCGCCGCCCCGCCGACCACCTCCCAGCCGGTTGGTGGTTCCTGAGGTATCCCCACCCCGAGCCGCACCTGCGGCTACGCATCCCGCTTCCGGACACCGGCCGGTTTGCCGACACGACCCGCCACCTCGCCCGCTGGGTGCAGCACCTGCACGACGACTCCGTCGTCCACGATTACAGCCTGCACCCGTACCGCCCCGAAACCCGCCACGGCGCCGCAGCGACCCTCGCCGCCGCCGAGCGGGTGTTCGCCGCCGACTCCCGCGCCGCCCTGCACCGGCTCACCGGTGACCGCCAAGCCGCCACCGCCGCTGGGATGATCGCCATCGCCGAAGGCTTCACCGGCGACGGCCCGCGCTGGCTCGCGACCCAGGTTCCTCACCGTACCGGCCCCCGCCTCGACCCCGCCCAGCTCGAACATGCCCGACGCCCAGTGCATGACGAGCGGCTCGCCGCAGCGCTGGCCGCCTACCGCTCCATGGTCGCCCATGACGGGTTCGACCCCGACGACGTGCTGGGTGACCTGCTGCACCTGCACCACGCCCGCATGATCGGCGTCGACCCCGCCTCCGAGCGGCACTGCCTGCGGCTGGTCCGCACCATCGCCCGCACCACCCTCGCAGGGCTCAAGCCGTGA
- a CDS encoding FxLD family lanthipeptide, whose amino-acid sequence MNENDASEFALDVSLVDAGPTSGGYATSTNDGCGSGNTGSNACTTKCDGGN is encoded by the coding sequence GTGAACGAAAACGACGCCTCGGAGTTCGCCCTGGACGTCAGCTTGGTCGACGCCGGCCCCACCTCGGGCGGCTACGCCACCTCCACCAACGACGGGTGCGGCTCTGGCAACACCGGCTCCAACGCCTGCACCACGAAGTGCGACGGCGGCAACTGA
- the fxlM gene encoding methyltransferase, FxLD system has translation MSVDTVSGEDLHAAMVDQLVADHMEKGLVMRPEVEAALRSVPRHLFTPDAALAEAYRADQAVVTKRIGDEAVSSVSAPWLIAEMLGQAADAVEGGLPGRHVLEIGSGGYNAALLRELVGPSGSVTTVDIDREVTERATACLTAAGYDDIVVVCVDAEQPVNPGRPYDLIIVTVGAWDISPAWTAQLAENGTLVVPLRTFGMTRSWAMRRTGDRLVSHSQRLCGFVSMQGAGAHQVRYVDIADGVHLRLDEDQQVNRHVVSELLAQPQTQAWAGVSLPPRTVLADLDLWLAIRITDAGQHFVVLTAQQEAVDAGVVAPAWRFGTPAALDNGAFCYRSTLRWNDDDMFDLGACAHGPDAASAAGRMVGQMRTWLNVGSPSPVLHVLPAGTPDGDLPAGTVLDKRHSRFVLTFTPA, from the coding sequence ATGAGTGTCGACACGGTGAGCGGCGAGGATCTCCACGCCGCAATGGTCGATCAGCTCGTCGCTGATCACATGGAGAAAGGGCTGGTCATGCGGCCCGAGGTGGAGGCGGCACTACGGTCCGTGCCTCGCCATCTGTTCACTCCGGATGCCGCGCTTGCGGAGGCGTACCGGGCCGACCAGGCCGTGGTGACTAAGCGGATCGGCGACGAGGCGGTCAGTTCGGTGTCGGCGCCGTGGCTCATCGCGGAGATGCTCGGTCAGGCCGCCGACGCCGTCGAAGGCGGGTTGCCCGGTCGGCACGTCCTGGAGATCGGCTCCGGCGGATACAACGCCGCGCTGCTGCGCGAGCTGGTCGGCCCGTCGGGCTCGGTGACCACTGTTGACATCGATCGCGAGGTGACCGAGCGGGCCACCGCCTGCCTCACCGCGGCGGGTTACGACGACATAGTCGTGGTGTGCGTGGACGCCGAGCAACCGGTCAACCCGGGCCGTCCATACGACTTGATCATCGTTACGGTCGGCGCCTGGGACATCTCACCGGCCTGGACCGCGCAGCTCGCCGAGAACGGAACGCTCGTCGTGCCGCTACGGACGTTCGGGATGACCCGCTCATGGGCGATGCGTCGGACCGGCGATCGGCTGGTCAGCCACAGCCAGCGGTTGTGCGGGTTCGTGTCGATGCAGGGCGCCGGGGCACATCAGGTGCGGTACGTCGACATCGCTGACGGGGTTCACCTGCGGCTGGACGAGGACCAGCAGGTCAATCGCCACGTCGTCAGTGAGCTGTTGGCGCAGCCGCAGACGCAGGCATGGGCCGGGGTGAGCCTGCCCCCTCGTACCGTCCTGGCTGACCTCGACCTGTGGCTGGCGATCCGCATCACCGATGCGGGACAGCACTTCGTTGTTCTCACGGCTCAGCAGGAGGCCGTGGATGCCGGCGTCGTCGCCCCGGCGTGGCGCTTCGGCACACCGGCCGCCCTCGACAACGGCGCGTTCTGCTACCGCTCGACGCTGCGCTGGAACGACGACGACATGTTCGACCTCGGCGCCTGTGCACACGGGCCCGACGCCGCGTCGGCGGCCGGGCGGATGGTCGGACAGATGCGCACTTGGCTGAATGTGGGCAGCCCCTCGCCGGTGTTGCACGTCCTGCCCGCTGGTACTCCCGACGGCGACCTGCCGGCCGGGACGGTGCTGGACAAGCGGCACAGCCGCTTCGTCCTCACCTTCACCCCCGCATAG
- a CDS encoding helix-turn-helix transcriptional regulator, which yields MGQTPRMLQPSLSERHFFGAELRRLRERANLSQARLGAMIRFSADLVRRIETADRFPSREFVEACDRALEAGGALTRLLPLLEESRNSENMRATSPSGSGNPDTLLPTQLKEKAGVAGMVVRVPFQPGVLGRAALDWLNAAADPRPPVVGRPGSPDQVDEEDLHAAETALAMFRQLDHTHGAGRVHAQVQRYVEGELNRLLANTPTSEAVGRHLYTLAAGFFELCGYQAVDTGAHGLAQRRYLRALRLTEAAGDRLYGSYLLAVNIGHLALHCGHPEPARRMALTAVRGIETQATPAVTAALQAVVARTHARLGREDDCLTHLNIAERQLARSKPDDEPAWIRYFDAAYLADEIAHCFHDLGRPQQTQRHLGNALTALSPTHVRRLAIDTALLASSLAAAGRIDEACATAREAVDHAARTTSHRCLQRIVEVQADLEPYRCEPEVREFNEYVRHRLPLASV from the coding sequence ATGGGCCAGACCCCGCGGATGCTCCAGCCGTCCCTGTCCGAGCGCCACTTCTTCGGTGCAGAGCTGCGTCGGCTGCGGGAGCGGGCCAACCTCTCCCAGGCGCGACTCGGCGCGATGATCCGCTTCAGCGCCGACCTGGTGCGTCGGATCGAGACAGCGGACCGTTTCCCATCCCGGGAATTCGTCGAGGCCTGCGACAGGGCGTTGGAAGCCGGAGGGGCCTTGACCCGCCTGCTACCTCTTCTCGAGGAAAGTCGCAACAGCGAGAACATGCGGGCAACTTCCCCGAGCGGTTCTGGCAACCCAGACACCCTGCTGCCCACCCAATTGAAGGAGAAGGCCGGGGTGGCGGGCATGGTCGTCCGTGTTCCCTTCCAACCAGGTGTCCTCGGTCGCGCCGCCCTTGACTGGCTGAACGCTGCGGCGGACCCCCGGCCGCCCGTGGTCGGACGACCCGGCTCGCCTGACCAGGTTGACGAAGAGGATCTTCATGCGGCGGAGACCGCTCTGGCGATGTTCCGGCAGTTGGACCACACTCACGGCGCCGGACGAGTCCACGCGCAGGTGCAGCGGTACGTCGAAGGCGAACTGAACCGGCTGTTGGCGAACACCCCCACCTCCGAGGCTGTCGGCCGGCACCTCTACACGCTGGCGGCGGGATTCTTCGAGCTCTGCGGATACCAGGCGGTCGACACGGGCGCCCATGGCCTCGCCCAGCGCCGCTATCTTCGCGCTCTACGTCTGACGGAAGCTGCTGGCGACCGCCTTTACGGCAGCTACCTACTAGCCGTGAACATCGGCCACCTCGCGCTGCACTGCGGGCACCCCGAGCCGGCACGCAGGATGGCGCTGACGGCGGTGAGAGGAATCGAGACCCAGGCGACTCCCGCTGTGACAGCCGCGCTGCAAGCGGTGGTGGCGCGCACGCACGCCCGCCTTGGACGCGAAGACGACTGCCTGACCCACCTCAACATCGCGGAGAGGCAACTGGCCCGTAGCAAGCCCGACGACGAGCCGGCGTGGATCCGATATTTCGACGCGGCCTACCTCGCCGACGAGATCGCCCACTGCTTCCACGACCTGGGCCGACCGCAGCAAACCCAACGGCACCTGGGTAACGCCCTCACTGCCCTGAGCCCGACCCATGTCCGGAGACTCGCCATTGACACCGCGCTCCTGGCCTCGTCGTTGGCCGCCGCCGGCCGCATCGACGAAGCCTGCGCCACCGCACGCGAGGCAGTCGACCACGCCGCACGAACCACCTCACACCGCTGCCTGCAGCGCATCGTCGAGGTACAGGCCGACCTCGAGCCCTATCGGTGCGAGCCGGAGGTCCGCGAGTTCAACGAGTATGTGCGTCACCGACTACCGCTGGCCTCTGTGTAA